The nucleotide window CGTAAGTTTATCACTAACCTCCTGGGAggcttctccccccaccccctcctgtTTGTTAACTGTTGTTTCCTTTCAGGTCTGCCTTCTTCCTGTTTTGCTCTGAACATCGCCCAAAGATCAAAAGTGAACACCCGGGCCTGTCTATTGGAGATACTGCAAAGAAGCTGGGTGAGATGTGGTCTGAACAATCTGCCAAAGATAAACAGCCGTATGAGCAGAAGGCCGCCAAACTAAAGGAGAAGTATGAAAAGGTACAGTGCTATTTACATACACTGCATACATGAGAGCTGCAGAAAGTTGGCAAGTTTATGTCATCAGCATTTGGCAGTGtttgaaaaagcctaatgaaACTTAAGCAGTTAACCTTTCTGTTCATTTAGTGTTTGGCCCTCTTTAAATTTCCTAACTATACACACTCATTGTAGTTGTGTAAATCGATATTAGAAGAGGGTAAAGTGCCAGCTACACTTTATGTAGTTGTATCTAAAAATGTAATGTGTTGGAAGGGGTTATATGTGTGCAAAGTAAATTGTCAGTAAAAAGCCTGATCCAAGGCAGCTTCTATCATTTTATCAGATTATGCTTTCCAAAGCGTAAAAGGAGCAAGTTCTCTCAAACCTGAGTTAATGTGAATACCAGCTAATAAGGTTATTGGCCAATTTTAGGTTATTTACAATTAAATAGTTTTTCACACTTGAGTAATGAGACAGGATGCTGATTTTGCTTTGACAATATTTCAGGATATTGCTGCATACCGTGCCAAGGGTAAAAGTGAAGCAGGAAAGAAGGGTCCTGGTAGGCCAACAGGCTCAAAGAAGAAGAATGAAccagaagatgaggaggaggaggaggaggaggaagaagatgatgaagatgaagaggaggaagatgaggatgaAGAATAAGTGGCTGTCCTAAAATGTGTGGAGTGTTTGTGCTCAGGCAATTATTTTGCTAAGAATGTGAAATTCAAGTGCAGCTCAACATTAGCTTCAGTATAAAAactgtacagatttttgtata belongs to Meriones unguiculatus strain TT.TT164.6M chromosome 4, Bangor_MerUng_6.1, whole genome shotgun sequence and includes:
- the Hmgb2 gene encoding high mobility group protein B2 — protein: MGKGDPNKPRGKMSSYAFFVQTCREEHKKKHPDSSVNFAEFSKKCSERWKTMSAKEKSKFEDLAKSDKARYDREMKNYVPPKGDKKGKKKDPNAPKRPPSAFFLFCSEHRPKIKSEHPGLSIGDTAKKLGEMWSEQSAKDKQPYEQKAAKLKEKYEKDIAAYRAKGKSEAGKKGPGRPTGSKKKNEPEDEEEEEEEEEDDEDEEEEDEDEE